A single genomic interval of Arachis duranensis cultivar V14167 chromosome 7, aradu.V14167.gnm2.J7QH, whole genome shotgun sequence harbors:
- the LOC107458634 gene encoding cytochrome P450 72A68 isoform X1 produces the protein MEIAWSTNIVIAAATVVVLLSWGWRVLNWLWLRPKKLERLLRDQGLRGTPYKVLVGDSKDFMKMQREARTKPMNTSDDDIVPRTQPYVLQCFNEYGNNSFFWFGGTPRVIVTDPELIKDVFNKVYDFPKPDTNPLIKLLVNGLAGHDGEKWSKHRRIINPAFHLEKLKIMVPIFFKSCNDMINKWEKMLSSNGSCEIDVWPFLQNMASDVISRAAFGSSYEEGIRIFELQKEQLKLTMEIIMTVYIPGWRFLPTPVNRRMKEIHREIKTSLKDIINKKEKALKAGETTKDDLLGILLESNYKEIEEHGKNKNNGMSLEDVIDECKLFYFAGQETTSVLLVWSMVLLSKHSHWQARAREEVFQVFGSQKPHLDGLNRLKIVTMILYEVLRLYPPVLGLTRNTGKDMKLGDLNLPEGVQIYLPIVLVHHDVGLWGDNAKEFDPERFSEGIFKATNGKASFFPFGWGPRICIGQNFSLLEAKMALSLILQHFSFELSPAYTHAPMVMATLHPQYGAHIILRKVKI, from the exons atggaaATAGCATGGTCCACTAATATTGTTATTGCTGCAGCCACAGTAGTTGTGTTGCTTTCATGGGGATGGAGGGTCCTCAATTGGTTATGGCTGAGGCCAAAGAAGCTTGAGAGGTTGCTAAGAGATCAAGGCCTTCGAGGCACACCGTATAAGGTTCTAGTTGGAGACTCGAAAGATTTTATGAAGATGCAAAGGGAAGCAAGAACCAAACCCATGAACACCTCTGATGACGATATTGTTCCTCGTACGCAGCCTTATGTCCTACAATGCTTCAACGAATACG GGAATAATTCTTTTTTCTGGTTTGGAGGAACACCAAGAGTGATTGTCACAGATCctgagctaatcaaagatgtATTCAACAAGGTCTATGATTTTCCGAAGCCAGATACAAATCCATTGATCAAGTTATTGGTTAATGGTCTTGCTGGTCATGACGGTGAGAAGTGGAGCAAACATAGAAGAATAATCAACCCTGCATTTCATTTAGAAAAGTTGAAG ATTATGGTACCAATATTCTTCAAAAGCTGCAATGATATGATAAATAAATGGGAGAAAATGTTGTCATCGAATGGAAGCTGTGAAATTGACGTGTGGCCTTTTCTTCAAAATATGGCCAGTGATGTCATTTCTCGCGCAGCATTTGGAAGTAGTTACGAAGAAGGAATACGAATATTTGAACTTCAAAAAGAGCAGCTTAAACTTACAATGGAAATTATAATGACAGTTTACATTCCCGGATGGAG GTTTTTACCTACTCCTGTCAATAGGAGGATGAAGGAAATTCACAGAGAAATAAAAACTTCACTTAAGGATATAATtaataagaaagagaaagcactaaAAGCAGGTGAGACAACTAAAGATGACTTATTGGGTATACTGTTGGAATCAAATTATAAGGAAATTGAAGAGCATGGAAAGAATAAGAATAATGGAATGAGTCTTGAAGATGTAATCGATGAATGTAAATTGTTCTACTTTGCGGGACAAGAGACGACTTCAGTTTTACTGGTTTGGAGCATGGTGTTACTCAGTAAGCATTCTCATTGGCAAGCTCGAGCAAGGGAAGAAGTCTTTCAGGTCTTTGGTAGCCAAAAACCACACCTTGATGGCTTAAATCGCCTTAAAATT GTCACTATGATATTATATGAGGTTCTCAGGTTATATCCACCAGTACTTGGGCTTACTCGAAATACCGGCAAAGATATGAAACTTGGGGACCTAAATTTGCCTGAAGGAGTCCAAATTTACTTGCCAATTGTTTTGGTTCACCATGATGTTGGACTTTGGGGTGATAATGCAAAGGAATTCGATCCTGAAAGATTTTCAGAAGGAATTTTTAAGGCAACAAATGGCAAAGCTTCTTTTTTTCCATTTGGATGGGGTCCTAGAATCTGTATCGGACAAAACTTCTCGTTATTAGAAGCAAAGATGGCTTTATCATTGATTCTACAACATTTTTCATTTGAACTTTCTCCGGCATATACTCATGCTCCGATGGTTATGGCTACACTTCATCCACAATATGGCGCTCATATCATTTTACGTAAggtgaaaatataa
- the LOC107458634 gene encoding cytochrome P450 72A68 isoform X4 has translation MEIAWSTNIVIAAATVVVLLSWGWRVLNWLWLRPKKLERLLRDQGLRGTPYKVLVGDSKDFMKMQREARTKPMNTSDDDIAPRTQPFVLQCFNKYGKNSFFWSGGIPIVIVTDPELIKDVFNKNYDFQKPNTNPLIKLLVNGLGGHEGDKWRKHRRIINPAFHSEKLKIMIPIFFKSCNDIICKWEKMISSNESCEIDVWPSFQNLAGDVISRAAFGSSYEEGIRIFELQREQLKLTMEVVMKVYIPGSRFLPTRNNRRMKEIDRDIKTSLKKIINKKEKALKAGETAKDDLLGILLESNQKEIEEYGKKKNNGMSVEDVIDECKLFYFAGQETTSVLLVWSMVLLSKHSYWQARAREEVLQVFGSQKPHLDGLNRLKIVTMILYEVLRLYPPVPGLTRTTAKDIKLGDLNLPQGVQIFFPIVLIHHDFRLWGNDAKNFNPERFSEGVFKATNGKASFLPFGWGPRICIGQNFSLLEAKMALSLILQHFSFELSPAYTHAPMTMALLHPQHGAHIILHKV, from the exons atggaaATAGCATGGTCCACTAATATTGTTATTGCTGCAGCCACAGTAGTTGTGTTGCTTTCATGGGGATGGAGGGTCCTCAATTGGTTATGGCTGAGGCCAAAGAAGCTTGAGAG GTTGCTAAGAGATCAAGGCCTTCGAGGCACACCGTACAAGGTTCTAGTTGGAGACTCGAAAGATTTTATGAAGATGCAAAGGGAAGCAAGAACCAAACCCATGAACACCTCTGATGATGATATTGCTCCTCGTACGCAGCCTTTTGTCCTACAATGCTTCAACAAATACG GAAAGAATTCTTTTTTCTGGTCTGGAGGAATACCAATAGTGATAGTCACAGATCCTGAACTAATCAAAGATGTATTCAACAAGAACTATGATTTTCAAAAGCCAAATACAAATCCATTGATCAAATTATTGGTTAATGGGCTTGGTGGCCATGAGGGTGACAAGTGGAGAAAACATAGAAGAATAATCAATCCTGCATTTCATTCAGAAAAGTTGAAG ATTATGATACCAATATTCTTCAAAAGTTGCAATGACATCATATGTAAATGGGAGAAAATGATATCGTCGAATGAATCATGCGAAATAGATGTGTGGccttcttttcaaaatctagCCGGTGATGTTATCTCTCGAGCAGCATTCGGAAGTAGCTACGAAGAAGGAATAAGAATATTTGAACTTCAAAGAGAGCAACTTAAACTTACCATGGAAGTTGTGATGAAAGTTTATATTCCCGGATCGAG GTTTTTACCTACTCGTAACAATAGGAGGATGAAGGAAATCGACAGAGACATAAAAACTTCacttaagaaaataattaataagaaagagaaagcactaaAAGCAGGTGAGACAGCAAAAGATGATTTACTGGGTATATTGTTGGAATCAAATCAGAAGGAAATTGAAGAGTatggaaaaaagaagaataatggAATGAGTGTTGAAGATGTAATCGACGAATGTAAATTGTTCTACTTTGCGGGACAAGAGACGACTTCAGTTTTGCTGGTTTGGAGCATGGTGTTACTCAGTAAGCATTCTTATTGGCAAGCTCGGGCAAGGGAGGAAGTCTTGCAGGTCTTTGGTAGCCAGAAACCACACCTTGATGGCTTAAATCGCCTTAAGATT GTCACTATGATATTATATGAGGTTCTCAGGTTATATCCACCGGTACCTGGACTTACTCGAACTACCGCCAAAGATATAAAACTTGGAGACCTAAATTTGCCTCAAGGAGTGCAAATTTTCTTCCCAATTGTTTTGATTCACCATGATTTCAGACTTTGGGGTAATGATGCAAAGAATTTCAATCCTGAAAGATTTTCAGAAGGAGTATTTAAGGCGACAAATGGCAAAGCTTCTTTTTTGCCATTTGGATGGGGTCCTAGAATCTGTATTGGACAAAACTTCTCGTTATTAGAAGCAAAGATGGCTTTATCATTGATTCTACAACATTTTTCATTTGAACTTTCTCCAGCTTATACTCATGCTCCGATGACTATGGCTTTACTTCATCCACAACATGGCGCTCATATCATTTTACACAag gtttag
- the LOC107458634 gene encoding cytochrome P450 72A68 isoform X2: MEIAWSTNIVIAAATVVVLLSWGWRVLNWLWLRPKKLERLLRDQGLRGTPYKVLVGDSKDFMKMQREARTKPMNTSDDDIAPRTQPFVLQCFNKYGKNSFFWSGGIPIVIVTDPELIKDVFNKNYDFQKPNTNPLIKLLVNGLGGHEGDKWRKHRRIINPAFHSEKLKIMIPIFFKSCNDIICKWEKMISSNESCEIDVWPSFQNLAGDVISRAAFGSSYEEGIRIFELQREQLKLTMEVVMKVYIPGSRFLPTRNNRRMKEIDRDIKTSLKKIINKKEKALKAGETAKDDLLGILLESNQKEIEEYGKKKNNGMSVEDVIDECKLFYFAGQETTSVLLVWSMVLLSKHSYWQARAREEVLQVFGSQKPHLDGLNRLKIVTMILYEVLRLYPPVPGLTRTTAKDIKLGDLNLPQGVQIFFPIVLIHHDFRLWGNDAKNFNPERFSEGVFKATNGKASFLPFGWGPRICIGQNFSLLEAKMALSLILQHFSFELSPAYTHAPMTMALLHPQHGAHIILHKVKI, encoded by the exons atggaaATAGCATGGTCCACTAATATTGTTATTGCTGCAGCCACAGTAGTTGTGTTGCTTTCATGGGGATGGAGGGTCCTCAATTGGTTATGGCTGAGGCCAAAGAAGCTTGAGAG GTTGCTAAGAGATCAAGGCCTTCGAGGCACACCGTACAAGGTTCTAGTTGGAGACTCGAAAGATTTTATGAAGATGCAAAGGGAAGCAAGAACCAAACCCATGAACACCTCTGATGATGATATTGCTCCTCGTACGCAGCCTTTTGTCCTACAATGCTTCAACAAATACG GAAAGAATTCTTTTTTCTGGTCTGGAGGAATACCAATAGTGATAGTCACAGATCCTGAACTAATCAAAGATGTATTCAACAAGAACTATGATTTTCAAAAGCCAAATACAAATCCATTGATCAAATTATTGGTTAATGGGCTTGGTGGCCATGAGGGTGACAAGTGGAGAAAACATAGAAGAATAATCAATCCTGCATTTCATTCAGAAAAGTTGAAG ATTATGATACCAATATTCTTCAAAAGTTGCAATGACATCATATGTAAATGGGAGAAAATGATATCGTCGAATGAATCATGCGAAATAGATGTGTGGccttcttttcaaaatctagCCGGTGATGTTATCTCTCGAGCAGCATTCGGAAGTAGCTACGAAGAAGGAATAAGAATATTTGAACTTCAAAGAGAGCAACTTAAACTTACCATGGAAGTTGTGATGAAAGTTTATATTCCCGGATCGAG GTTTTTACCTACTCGTAACAATAGGAGGATGAAGGAAATCGACAGAGACATAAAAACTTCacttaagaaaataattaataagaaagagaaagcactaaAAGCAGGTGAGACAGCAAAAGATGATTTACTGGGTATATTGTTGGAATCAAATCAGAAGGAAATTGAAGAGTatggaaaaaagaagaataatggAATGAGTGTTGAAGATGTAATCGACGAATGTAAATTGTTCTACTTTGCGGGACAAGAGACGACTTCAGTTTTGCTGGTTTGGAGCATGGTGTTACTCAGTAAGCATTCTTATTGGCAAGCTCGGGCAAGGGAGGAAGTCTTGCAGGTCTTTGGTAGCCAGAAACCACACCTTGATGGCTTAAATCGCCTTAAGATT GTCACTATGATATTATATGAGGTTCTCAGGTTATATCCACCGGTACCTGGACTTACTCGAACTACCGCCAAAGATATAAAACTTGGAGACCTAAATTTGCCTCAAGGAGTGCAAATTTTCTTCCCAATTGTTTTGATTCACCATGATTTCAGACTTTGGGGTAATGATGCAAAGAATTTCAATCCTGAAAGATTTTCAGAAGGAGTATTTAAGGCGACAAATGGCAAAGCTTCTTTTTTGCCATTTGGATGGGGTCCTAGAATCTGTATTGGACAAAACTTCTCGTTATTAGAAGCAAAGATGGCTTTATCATTGATTCTACAACATTTTTCATTTGAACTTTCTCCAGCTTATACTCATGCTCCGATGACTATGGCTTTACTTCATCCACAACATGGCGCTCATATCATTTTACACAaggtaaaaatataa
- the LOC107458634 gene encoding cytochrome P450 72A68 isoform X3, producing the protein MEAAWPTIVIAAATVVVLLSWGWRILNWLWLRPKKLERLLRDQGLRGTPYKVLVGDSKDFMKMQREARTKPMNTSDDDIAPRTQPFVLQCFNKYGKNSFFWSGGIPIVIVTDPELIKDVFNKNYDFQKPNTNPLIKLLVNGLGGHEGDKWRKHRRIINPAFHSEKLKIMIPIFFKSCNDIICKWEKMISSNESCEIDVWPSFQNLAGDVISRAAFGSSYEEGIRIFELQREQLKLTMEVVMKVYIPGSRFLPTRNNRRMKEIDRDIKTSLKKIINKKEKALKAGETAKDDLLGILLESNQKEIEEYGKKKNNGMSVEDVIDECKLFYFAGQETTSVLLVWSMVLLSKHSYWQARAREEVLQVFGSQKPHLDGLNRLKIVTMILYEVLRLYPPVPGLTRTTAKDIKLGDLNLPQGVQIFFPIVLIHHDFRLWGNDAKNFNPERFSEGVFKATNGKASFLPFGWGPRICIGQNFSLLEAKMALSLILQHFSFELSPAYTHAPMTMALLHPQHGAHIILHKVKI; encoded by the exons atggaagcaGCATGGCCTACTATTGTTATTGCTGCAGCCACAGTAGTTGTGTTGCTTTCATGGGGATGGAGGATCCTCAATTGGTTATGGCTGAGGCCAAAGAAGCTTGAGAGGTTGCTAAGAGATCAAGGCCTTCGAGGCACACCGTACAAGGTTCTAGTTGGAGACTCGAAAGATTTTATGAAGATGCAAAGGGAAGCAAGAACCAAACCCATGAACACCTCTGATGATGATATTGCTCCTCGTACGCAGCCTTTTGTCCTACAATGCTTCAACAAATACG GAAAGAATTCTTTTTTCTGGTCTGGAGGAATACCAATAGTGATAGTCACAGATCCTGAACTAATCAAAGATGTATTCAACAAGAACTATGATTTTCAAAAGCCAAATACAAATCCATTGATCAAATTATTGGTTAATGGGCTTGGTGGCCATGAGGGTGACAAGTGGAGAAAACATAGAAGAATAATCAATCCTGCATTTCATTCAGAAAAGTTGAAG ATTATGATACCAATATTCTTCAAAAGTTGCAATGACATCATATGTAAATGGGAGAAAATGATATCGTCGAATGAATCATGCGAAATAGATGTGTGGccttcttttcaaaatctagCCGGTGATGTTATCTCTCGAGCAGCATTCGGAAGTAGCTACGAAGAAGGAATAAGAATATTTGAACTTCAAAGAGAGCAACTTAAACTTACCATGGAAGTTGTGATGAAAGTTTATATTCCCGGATCGAG GTTTTTACCTACTCGTAACAATAGGAGGATGAAGGAAATCGACAGAGACATAAAAACTTCacttaagaaaataattaataagaaagagaaagcactaaAAGCAGGTGAGACAGCAAAAGATGATTTACTGGGTATATTGTTGGAATCAAATCAGAAGGAAATTGAAGAGTatggaaaaaagaagaataatggAATGAGTGTTGAAGATGTAATCGACGAATGTAAATTGTTCTACTTTGCGGGACAAGAGACGACTTCAGTTTTGCTGGTTTGGAGCATGGTGTTACTCAGTAAGCATTCTTATTGGCAAGCTCGGGCAAGGGAGGAAGTCTTGCAGGTCTTTGGTAGCCAGAAACCACACCTTGATGGCTTAAATCGCCTTAAGATT GTCACTATGATATTATATGAGGTTCTCAGGTTATATCCACCGGTACCTGGACTTACTCGAACTACCGCCAAAGATATAAAACTTGGAGACCTAAATTTGCCTCAAGGAGTGCAAATTTTCTTCCCAATTGTTTTGATTCACCATGATTTCAGACTTTGGGGTAATGATGCAAAGAATTTCAATCCTGAAAGATTTTCAGAAGGAGTATTTAAGGCGACAAATGGCAAAGCTTCTTTTTTGCCATTTGGATGGGGTCCTAGAATCTGTATTGGACAAAACTTCTCGTTATTAGAAGCAAAGATGGCTTTATCATTGATTCTACAACATTTTTCATTTGAACTTTCTCCAGCTTATACTCATGCTCCGATGACTATGGCTTTACTTCATCCACAACATGGCGCTCATATCATTTTACACAaggtaaaaatataa